From the Hevea brasiliensis isolate MT/VB/25A 57/8 chromosome 15, ASM3005281v1, whole genome shotgun sequence genome, one window contains:
- the LOC110634454 gene encoding chromatin structure-remodeling complex protein SYD isoform X4, which produces MASSQPSHNVEFEAAKFLQKLIQDSKDEPAKLATKLYVILQHMKASGKEHSMPYQVISRAMETVINQHGLDIEALMSSRLPLTGGSQMGDSAGSSQAVGVTKDSKVGLAENEISKIDPFVSSRPPVGPSGAGHDYYQGSGIHKNSQSFDHESPSSLDTRSANSQSQERGVNQKDGKKAAAKRKRGDSSFPSEPHIDSPQQLDARNAVVNQRKAKTNKIDSPGGFPARGSENNNSMVPSGGQLELSSSHVSAGQQQGGSLPSPHETLSSRSAWNQNKTGLPLERSQVPRFSSNSVPGNMTAEIPVQQSMTSSIGAGHISKVHGGVHVTSSSYPMGELGFSGQAHFSGSELQKHGLAKGVDDLPASLSTVRVLENEGGSSNMFGDVKMIIQGGRQNSNSEMTMIRPTVPRDVGKSPAPQSSNPFKDQQLKQLRAQCLVFLAFRNGLVPKKLHLELALGNIFPKDGGNSDGPRKELVDHKGKAQSSHEPSSIPEASMQFGRLNNVKESEGIPPGASSAGRFLDGNFLSKEADKVKMMEDKSGPPSDLTVLAEERKHPFATRKLEAEVQSLEKVESQALFNTVNVMQPPDSARASLASRNPVDSTENGHLHVGRTDLASSLMSINKQVNPEAVSWTGIGSHNEVSRGSLPSIAVQHELMPDRKDNGPSHFQSLGNSSVSEQDDEDKSASTDSPPSPKCTMSEKWIMDYQKKRLLAERNWALKQQKTKQRMVTCFDKLKETVNSSEDISAKTKSVIELKKLQLLGLQRRLRSDFLSDFFKPITADMDRLKSYKKHKHGRRIKQLEKFELKMKEERQKRIRERQKEFFAEIEVHKERLDDVFKIKRERWKGFNKYVKEFHKRKERIHREKIDRIQREKINLLKINDVEGYLRMVQDAKSDRVKQLLKETEKYLQKLGSKLQQAKPMARHFENDMDETQTATVFEKNETVFENEDESDQAKHYMESNEKYYMMAHSIKESIAEQPACLRGGKLREYQMNGLRWLVSLYNNHLNGILADEMGLGKTVQVISLICYLMETKNDRGPFLVVVPSSVLPGWESEINFWAPGVHKIVYSGPPEERRRLFKEQIVHQKFNVLLTTYEYLMNKHDRPKLSKIHWHYIIIDEGHRIKNASCKLNADLKHYQSAHRLLLTGTPLQNNLEELWALLNFLLPNIFNSSEDFSQWFNKPFQSNGDNSPDEALLSEEENLLIINRLHQVLRPFVLRRLKHKVENQLPEKIERLVRCDASAYQKLLMKRVEENLGSIGNSKARSVHNSVMELRNICNHPYLSQLHVDEVDNLIPKHFLPPIIRLCGKLEMLDRLLPKLKATDHRVLFFSTMTRLLDVMEEYLTMKKYRYLRLDGHTSGNDRGSLIEQFNQTDSPYFIFLLSIRAGGVGVNLQAADTVIIFDTDWNPQVDLQAQARAHRIGQKRDVLVLRFETVQTVEEQVRASAEHKLGVANQSITAGFFDNNTSAEDRREYLEALLRECKKEEAAPVLDDDALNDLLARSESEIDVFELVDKQRREKEMATWKSLLLGQGLNATEPLPPLPSRLVTDDDLKSFYEVMKLYDVPKAEVVSNVGVKRKGQKLGGLDTQQYGRGKRAREVRSYEEQWTEEEFEKMCQVDSPESPKVKEEIIEKNMPKDASVPLVAIHTTEAQAILPPLPSPQSVEPPLLQQSKEVTPPSKRGRGRPRRTISDKSPTAMALPAPSGNGKVDVGLQKRIESSSLKSFAPNSSIGSSNLGGTSGVTPQSSIGITPSPQPTTPSVSVTPSSQSIPVAVVTAGSQSSSAAVVTPVLQSIPAVVTPGLQSIPAAVVTPGLQSIPATAVKPGLQSIPVAVTPGSQPMPSAVTPVSQSIPAAVVTPVSQSITAGPSAPIQSRGRGRKVQSGVQAPRRRGKKQGSILSASGNLAAPDPSTNEQSQTISVNPLLSATSGTISSVPVAHCHSNLPGSAAVEVISGPNYSVPGIALDSKSAPPISSIAPAAECLPPGPSAPIKGPSSNAQTGAGTPRRRGRKQAPLSSAVSDAFLSQFSISDQVSKNKSEESGSKAIVLTSNQKSYDCEPRDVNQEQATRVAGQDKKSAEHLDDATRNQQPLCSSTSNDGVARPMGSSPGQILCADMHDVAAVAKELSAENSSPKANFGEQGNDGGVAQNVPVLSKTFMEVAQSQSSEDKVSSVVGHPTESSPSSAAVEAIGKSVHEVAVKIASDSQPTASYPSLSPASQSIPSESMLVKRQGRKAPNRAETPRRRGRKQGPVSPAADALVVQDQKVNPQSQNKSRDSSGSKVMNLRSKQEGDLNEPANITQEAHLSSGLVGLDPKRKETSGIPGFDRIQTAAITDVARVMKEIFSETCSSKNKMGESSRIECKNAPIVPVVRQTPMEVPKSQSAEEKILSTVPTSDAETTVLGISVDSCRQSDPGVGVMVEEGHAPALGKPKLTENVVDSGQVSQKNSIAGVNKEVACTVPVSIGEKEIVSSSRPAPHELPGPSPVSSGNEVDSTLSSQGPEEPSGMTQDELGNEKVPSSNELPKSSPFDVGSLEHPKISVGAADDGNFSTATLSSPMEICDNNSMKKTEVSAKAPLPCVIGIESPTISANPDGVSFDSGVSTQMLPSPVTDSVSRRIPVLAKTSSGNIIEPSSQESLDARSIQGSTSCVKPSGVGGHPSESGSVSASSCHSDNVQLPVITLNDSKDEIQPSSKESPEPGAQLPSKESPELCALGIKSSSTSGTPNALGDHPPVPRSISGNQDNLSNVEVEGISDRSDIHATADKAAVFIGETGVEFPEASKKTNNLGADLLHGVVTTGCNTDTFCKAFTDHDKSEDLSIQIKDKRDPLSEPSQSVTSECNYVEVIAQDHGVMQLPLAVKSSEGDHVEVCNMEVDPSKIQELPPKDFVTTSSSVQGVSEGTSGMQLPRGSTEGGRLEVSNVEEQISLPEFTVSESADVGKDNSGAEVQPEVGSSKGECVAGCNAEANLSEALASLPNDIAAKSTDAEDIHQMEVLQFDRVVLQNISESTLPSSYLVVEEEKVDDKREKSSLAEGETRGSEAKMVNEGDVSRVGGIFPGDVLENMVLSSSPLTMEEEKSKVFFEQGLSGNAITPEESKSSETEIIHQMDVSHDIVEQLITPPNFILSSASLASEEEKMKSICEKGLVLSPVLEELKGSEAENCYQMGVSEVGSSVPEYTSAKMNVPSSSLAMEEDKADDLSDKGLFCSLVVPAESKGSDIEKNNEINVSQVGEVVPENISANMVLSLSSCAPEGDKIEGLSEMNKSGSSAAGEPKGSETEKSNALEDDKCEGLTEMNRSSISAAEEPKLSETEKSNALEDDNCEGLSEMNKSSSSAAEECEGLSEMNKSSSSAAEEQGSETEIGNALEDDKSKGLSEMNKSGGSAPEEAKGSETEKSEEMVVSQVVGIVSKTALDSDGLPTTLSVTEDDKIEGVSEKSTHSMLGAVGESRSEIEDNHPLAESQVDMIGPESSQVDGIEPEDSQVGGIVPDDKSGNVIIPTLSISMMHEEDIEDTPCKVPEGSKMSESEIDGQTKHGGMAEKLDLPYSLVTEGAGVPFSSEKGTVDSLIASMDSKGSEIEVGDQVSHSEDGGSVPEKVSADMGLPSSSLVILDDKTEEPSGKDTVGTSVAREKSQESLAE; this is translated from the exons ATGGCGTCTTCACAACCCTCACATAACGTTGAGTTTGAGGCTGCAAAGTTTCTGCAGAAACTCATTCAGGATTCTAAAGACGAGCCAGCAAAATTGGCTACAAAACTCTATGTG ATATTACAACACATGAAAGCAAGTGGGAAGGAGCATTCAATGCCATATCAAGTAATATCAAG GGCCATGGAGACTGTTATCAACCAACATGGTCTTGATATTGAGGCATTGATGTCATCACGCCTTCCTTTGACAGGTGGATCTCAAATGGGGGATTCTGCGG GATCTTCACAGGCAGTTGGAGTTACAAAAGATTCTAAAGTGGGTTTGGCTGAAAATGAAATATCCAAAATTGACCCATTTGTTTCTAGCAGGCCACCTGTTGGCCCGAGTGGTGCTGGACATGATTATTATCAAGGATCTGGAATTCACAAGAACAGTCAGTCTTTTGATCATGAAAGCCCTTCTAGTTTGGACACTAGGTCTGCCAACTCTCAATCCCAAGAAAGAGGGGTGAATCAAAAGGATGGAAAAAAGGCTGCTGCTAAGAGGAAAAGGGGTGATTCGTCCTTTCCCTCAGAACCGCATATTGACAGCCCACAACAGCTTGATGCTCGTAATGCTGTTGTTAATCAGAGGAAGGCCAAAACAAATAAGATTGATTCACCAGGAGGTTTTCCAGCGAGGGGTAGTGAAAATAACAATTCTATGGTTCCCAGTGGTGGCCAGCTGGAACTTTCTTCTTCTCATGTGTCAGCAGGGCAACAACAAGGTGGTTCCCTACCTTCTCCTCATGAAACTCTTTCTTCCAGGAGTGCATGGAATCAAAATAAAACAGGGTTACCCCTTGAAAGATCTCAAGTTCCCAGGTTTTCTTCTAATTCTGTGCCTGGTAATATGACAGCGGAGATTCCAGTGCAGCAGTCAATGACTTCATCTATTGGAGCTG GTCATATTAGCAAGGTTCATGGAGGTGTGCATGTCACTTCTAGTTCATACCCAATGGGGGAGCTAGGATTTTCAGGTCAAGCCCATTTCAGTGGTTCTGAACTTCAGAAGCATGGATTAGCTAAAGGTGTGGATGACTTGCCAGCATCACTTTCCACTGTAAGGGTTTTGGAAAATGAAGGAGGAAGTTCAAATATGTTTGGAGATGTAAAGATGATTATTCAG GGTGGCCGGCAAAACAGTAATTCTGAAATGACAATGATTAGACCAACAGTTCCCAGAGATGTGGGAAAATCTCCTGCTCCTCAGTCTAGCAATCCTTTCAAGGATCAACAATTAAAACAGCTTAGGGCTCAATGCCTCGTCTTTTTAGCATTCAG AAATGGTTTGGTGCCAAAGAAACTGCATCTGGAGCTAGCACTTGGAAATATCTTTCCTAAAGATG GTGGTAATTCAGATGGTCCTCGCAAAGAGCTGGTTGATCATAAAGGAAAGGCACAATCTTCTCATGAGCCAAGTAGCATCCCTGAAGCTTCAATGCAATTTGGTAGGTTGAATAACGTGAAGGAAAGTGAGGGAATTCCTCCAGGTGCCTCTTCCGCTGGTAGATTCTTGGATGGCAACTTCTTGTCTAAAGAAGCTGATAAAGTGAAAATGATGGAAGACAAAAGCGGTCCACCTTCAGACCTCACAGTACTTGCAGAAGAAAGGAAACATCCTTTTGCTACTAGAAAACTGGAGGCTGAAGTGCAGAGCCTGGAAAAGGTGGAATCACAGGCATTGTTCAACACTGTGAATGTGATGCAGCCGCCTGATTCAGCAAGGGCTTCTTTAGCCTCTCGTAACCCTGTGGACAGCACAGAGAATGGCCATCTGCATGTAGGAAGGACTGACCTAGCTTCATCTCTAATGAGCATAAATAAACAAGTGAACCCTGAGGCAGTCAGCTGGACTGGAATAGGCAGTCATAATGAAGTTTCTCGGGGATCCTTACCATCCATTGCTGTTCAGCATGAATTGATGCCTGACAGAAAAGATAATGGTCCTAGTCATTTTCAAAGTCTTGGGAACAGCAGTGTTTCAG AACAAGATGATGAAGACAAGTCAGCTTCTACAGATTCTCCACCTTCTCCAAAGTGTACCATGTCCGAGAAGTGGATCATGGATTATCAGAAGAAGAGACTTTTAGCTGAGCGAAATTGGGCTCTAAAACAGCAAAAGACAAAACAAAGAATGGTCACTTGTTTTGACAAATTAAAG GAAACAGTGAATTCATCTGAAGACATATCTGCAAAAACTAAAAGTGTTATAGAATTGAAAAAGCTTCAGTTATTGGGGCTCCAACGCCGTTTAAGGAG TGATTTTCTGAGTGATTTTTTTAAGCCAATCACTGCTGACATGGATCGTTTGAAATCATATAAGAAACATAAACATGGTAGAAGGATAAAACAACTTGAAAAATTTGAGCTGAAAATGAAGGAAGAACGACAAAAGAGGATTCGTGAGAGGCAGAAGGAGTTCTTTGCTGAGATAGAAGTTCACAA GGAAAGACTGGATGATGTATTTAAGATTAAGAGAGAACGCTGGAAGGGTTTCAATAAGTATGTGAAGGAGTTCCATAAAAGGAAGGAGCGTATCCATCGGGAGAAGATTGACAGAATTCAGCGTGAGAAGATTAATTTATTAAAGATTAATGATGTAGAGGGGTATCTGCGAATGGTGCAG GATGCAAAATCGGATCGTGTGAAGCAACTGCTGAAGGAGACTGAGAAATATCTTCAAAAGCTGGGATCCAAGTTACAACAAGCAAAGCCTATGGCAAGGCACTTTGAAAATGATATGGATGAAACACAAACTGCTACTGTTTTTGAGAAGAATGAAACTGTTTTTGAGAATGAAGATGAAAGTGACCAAGCAAAG CATTACATGGAAAGCAATGAGAAGTACTATATGATGGCTCATAG CATAAAAGAGAGCATTGCAGAGCAGCCGGCTTGTCTTCGGGGTGGAAAATTAAGGGA GTACCAGATGAATGGATTAAGATGGTTGGTTTCATTATACAACAATCATTTGAATGGCATTCTTGCTGATGAAATGGGCCTTGGAAAAACTGTTCAG GTTATCTCTCTTATTTGTTACCTGATGGAAACCAAAAATGATAGAGGCCCTTTCTTGGTGGTTGTACCTTCTTCAGTTCTACCAGGATGGGAGTCAGAAATCAATTTCTGGGCCCCAGGTGTACATAAAATTGTTTATTCTGGGCCTCCAGAGGAGAGGCGTAGGCTATTCAA GGAACAAATTGTGCATCAGAAATTCAACGTCCTTCTAACAACATATGAGTATCTGATGAACAAGCACGACAGACCAAAATTGAGTAAAATACATTGGCATTATATTATAATTGATGAAGGTCATCGCATAAAGAATGCTTCTTGCAAATTGAATGCCGACTTGAAACACTATCAGAGTGCACACAGATTGCTATTAACTGGAACACCACTACAG AATAATCTTGAGGAATTGTGGGCACTACTTAACTTTCTGTTGCCTAACATTTTTAATTCGTCAGAGGATTTTTCTCAGTGGTTCAACAAACCATTTCAGAGTAATGGTGATAATTCACCTGATGAA GCTTTACTATCTGAAGAGGAGAATTTGTTGATCATAAACCGTCTTCATCAAGTTCTTCGGCCATTTGTACTTCGTAGACTGAAACATAAG GTTGAGAATCAGCTGCCTGAAAAGATAGAGAGACTTGTAAGGTGTGATGCTTCTGCATATCAGAAGCTTTTGATGAAGAGGGTAGAAGAAAATCTTGGTTCAATTGGAAACTCAAAG GCTCGGTCAGTGCACAACTCGGTTATGGAACTCCGTAATATCTGCAACCATCCATATCTTAGCCAGCTTCATGTGGATGAG GTTGATAATTTGATACCTAAGCATTTTCTACCACCAATTATTAGGCTTTGTGGAAAGCTCGAGATGTTAGATCGATTACTTCCTAAACTGAAAGCAACAGACCATAGG GTTCTTTTCTTTTCGACAATGACTAGGCTGCTTGATGTAATGGAGGAGTATCTCACAATGAAGAAGTATCGGTACCTCCGCTTGGATGGTCATACTTCGGGGAATGATCGTGGTTCCCTTATTGAACAATTTAACCAAACAGATTCTCCCTATTTTATATTTCTGCTCAG CATTCGGGCTGGTGGCGTTGGAGTGAATCTGCAAGCTGCTGATACTGTGATCATATTTGATACTGACTGGAACCCTCAG GTGGATCTTCAAGCACAAGCAAGGGCCCATAGGATTGGTCAGAAGAGGGATGTGCTTGTTCTTCGATTTGAAACT GTCCAAACCGTTGAAGAACAAGTCAGAGCTTCAGCTGAGCATAAATTGGGAGTTGCTAATCAGAGCATTACTGCTGGTTTCTTTGACAATAATACAAG TGCGGAAGACCGGAGGGAATACTTGGAGGCGCTTCTACGGGAGTGTAAGAAAGAGGAAGCTGCCCCTGTATTAGATGATGATGCACTAAATGATTTATTAGCCCGCAG TGAGTCAGAGAttgatgtgtttgaattggttGACAAACAGAGAAGGGAAAAAGAGATG GCAACATGGAAGAGTTTGCTATTGGGACAGGGGTTGAATGCTACTGAGCCTCTACCACCCCTGCCTTCTCGCCTTGTAACAGATGATGACTTGAAATCATTCTATGAAGTGATGAAGTTGTATGATGTACCAAAGGCAGAGGTAGTATCTAATGTTGGGGTGAAGCGGAAGGGACAGAAGCTTGGGGGCCTTGATACTCAGCAATATGGAAGGGGAAAACGAGCAAGAGAG GTGCGTTCCTATGAAGAGCAATGGACAGAAGAGGAATTTGAAAAGATGTGTCAGGTTGACTCTCCTGAATCACCTAAAGTGAAGGAAGAAATAATAGAGAAGAACATGCCAAAGGATGCTAGTGTGCCTTTGGTGGCTATTCATACCACAGAAGCTCAGGCCATACTCCCACCACTCCCTTCACCACAATCTGTGGAGCCTCCACTGTTGCAACAAAGCAAAGAGGTTACTCCACCATCAAAGCGGGGACGTGGAAGGCCGAGAAGAACAATTTCAGATAAATCTCCAACTGCCATGGCACTTCCAGCACCTTCTGGAAATGGGAAAGTGGATGTGGGGTTGCAGAAAAGGATCGAGTCTAGCTCATTAAAATCCTTTGCTCCTAATTCTTCAATTGGTTCTTCTAATTTAGGGGGAACTAGTGGAGTGACACCTCAATCTAGTATAGGGATTACTCCTAGTCCTCAGCCTACAACCCCTTCAGTTTCTGTTACACCCAGTTCACAATCTATTCCTGTGGCAGTTGTCACAGCTGGCTCACAATCTAGTTCTGCTGCTGTTGTCACACCTGTCTTGCAATCTATTCCTGCTGTTGTCACACCTGGCTTGCAATCTATTCCTGCTGCTGTTGTCACTCCTGGCTTGCAGTCTATTCCTGCTACTGCTGTTAAACCTGGCTTACAATCTATTCCTGTTGCTGTCACACCTGGCTCACAACCTATGCCTTCTGCTGTCACACCTGTGTCACAATCTATTCCTGCTGCTGTTGTCACACCTGTGTCACAATCTATTACTGCTGGCCCTTCTGCACCTATCCAATCAAGAGGACGAGGTCGGAAGGTTCAGAGTGGAGTACAAGCACCACGACGCAGGGGAAAGAAACAGGGGTCTATACTGTCTGCTTCTGGGAATTTAGCAGCTCCTGATCCAAGTACAAATGAACAATCACAGACTATATCTGTTAATCCATTGCTTAGTGCAACAAGTGGAACCATTTCTAGTGTTCCTGTTGCTCATTGTCATAGTAATTTACCTGGCTCTGCTGCTGTAGAAGTTATTAGTGGACCCAATTATTCTGTACCAGGGATTGCTTTGGATTCTAAGTCAGCTCCTCCTATCTCTTCTATCGCTCCTGCCGCTGAATGCCTCCCTCCTGGCCCTTCAGCTCCTATAAAAGGGCCAAGCAGCAATGCTCAAACTGGAGCCGGAACACCACGGCGTAGAGGGAGGAAACAAGCACCATTATCATCTGCTGTTTCAGATGCTTTTCTCAGTCAGTTTTCCATATCAGATCAAGTCTCGAAGAATAAATCTGAGGAATCAGGAAGTAAAGCCATTGTCCTGACAAGTAACCAAAAGAGTTATGATTGTGAACCTAGAGATGTTAACCAGGAGCAAGCAACCAGAGTAGCTGGTCAGGATAAAAAATCAGCAGAACATTTGGATGATGCAACCCGAAATCAGCAGCCACTCTGCTCATCAACGTCAAATGATGGTGTTGCGAGACCCATGG GCTCATCTCCTGGACAAATTCTATGTGCTGATATGCATGATGTGGCTGCTGTTGCAAAGGAATTATCAGCTGAAAATAGCTCTCCAAAAGCTAATTTTGGTGAACAAGGTAATGATGGTGGGGTTGCCCAAAATGTACCTGTATTAAGTAAAACATTTATGGAGGTGGCTCAAAGCCAAAGCTCTGAAGACAAAGTATCCTCTGTTGTTGGCCATCCAACTGAGTCATCTCCAAGTTCTGCTGCTGTAGAAGCTATTGGAAAATCTGTTCATGAGGTTGCTGTAAAGATTGCTTCCGATTCTCAGCCTACTGCATCTTATCCTTCTCTCTCTCCAGCCTCACAATCTATCCCTTCCGAATCCATGCTTGTTAAAAGGCAAGGTCGAAAGGCTCCAAATAGAGCAGAAACACCTAGGCGTAGGGGAAGGAAGCAGGGTCCAGTTTCACCTGCTGCTGATGCTTTGGTTGTTCAGGATCAGAAAGTGAATCCACAATCACAGAATAAATCAAGGGATTCATCAGGGAGTAAGGTGATGAACTTGAGAAGTAAACAAGAGGGTGATCTTAATGAACCCGCAAATATCACTCAG GAGGCACATTTATCCAGTGGTTTAGTTGGCCTAGATCCAAAAAGAAAAGAGACTAGTGGAATTCCTGGTTTTGACCGAATTCAGACTGCTGCTATTACTGATGTTGCTCGTGTGATGAAGGAGATTTTCTCTGAAACTTGCTCatcaaaaaataaaatgggagagTCTTCTAGGATTGAATGTAAAAATGCCCCAATTGTACCTGTAGTAAGACAGACTCCTATGGAGGTTCCAAAAAGCCAAAGCGCAGAGGAAAAAATCCTGTCAACTGTGCCAACTTCGGATGCTGAAACTACGGTTTTGGGGATTTCAGTTGACAGTTGTAGACAGTCTGACCCTGGAGTTGGTGTCATGGTGGAAGAGGGCCATGCACCTGCTTTGGGTAAGCCAAAACTTACAGAAAATGTAGTAGATTCAGGACAGGTTTCTCAGAAAAACTCGATTGCAGGTGTCAATAAGGAGGTCGCTTGTACTGTTCCAGTTAGCATTGGTGAAAAGGAGATTGTTTCATCTTCTAGACCTGCTCCTCATGAACTCCCTGGTCCTAGTCCAGTGTCCTCTGGGAATGAGGTTGATTCAACACTTTCATCTCAAGGCCCGGAAGAGCCTTCTGGGATGACACAGGATGAATTAGGAAATGAAAAAGTTCCATCTTCAAATGAGCTACCAAAATCTTCTCCCTTTGATGTTGGCAGCCTTGAGCATCCCAAGATTTCGGTGGGGGCTGCTGATGATGGTAATTTTTCCACAGCGACTCTATCTTCTCCAATGGAGATTTGTGATAACAATTCAATGAAGAAAACAGAGGTTTCAGCAAAAGCACCACTTCCTTGTGTAATTGGCATAGAAAGCCCAACAATTTCTGCAAATCCTGATGGTGTGAGTTTTGATTCTGGTGTAAGTACACAAATGCTTCCTAGTCCTGTTACAGATTCTGTTTCCAGAAGAATTCCTGTTTTGGCCAAGACTTCGTCTGGAAACATTATTGAGCCTTCTTCACAAGAGTCACTAGATGCCAGAAGCATTCAGGGTTCGACAAGTTGTGTAAAGCCTAGTGGTGTTGGTGGTCATCCTTCAGAGTCTGGATCAGTTTCAGCGAGTTCCTGCCATTCAGACAATGTGCAATTGCCTGTCATAACTCTAAATGATTCTAAAGATGAAATACAGCCTTCTTCAAAAGAGTCTCCAGAACCTGGTGCTCAGCTGCCTTCTAAAGAATCTCCAGAACTTTGTGCTCTTGGTATTAAAAGCTCTTCAACTTCTGGAACACCTAATGCTTTGGGTGATCATCCTCCAGTACCTAGGTCTATTTCTGGAAATCAAGATAATTTAAGTAATGTTGAGGTTGAAGGTATTTCTGACAGGTCTGACATACATGCTACGGCAGACAAAGCTGCGGTTTTCATAGGTGAAACTGGTGTTGAATTTCCAGAAGCTTCCAAGAAGACCAACAATCTTGGAGCTGATCTCCTGCATGGTGTTGTAACTACTGGTTGTAATACTGATACTTTTTGCAAGGCTTTCACTGACCATGATAAATCTGAAGATCTATCCATCCAGATTAAAGATAAAAGGGATCCTTTGTCAGAACCTTCGCAGTCAGTCACTTCTGAGTGTAATTATGTGGAGGTTATTGCACAAGATCATGGTGTGATGCAACTACCGCTAGCTGTTAAAAGTAGTGAGGGTGATCATGTAGAGGTTTGCAATATGGAAGTAGATCCCTCAAAAATACAAGAGCTGCCTCCAAAAGATTTTGTTACGACATCTTCCAGCGTACAAGGTGTTTCAGAAGGCACTAGTGGAATGCAACTGCCTCGTGGAAGCACCGAGGGTGGTCGCCTTGAGGTTAGTAATGTGGAAGAGCAAATATCTTTGCCAGAATTTACTGTTTCTGAATCTGCAGATGTAGGGAAAGATAATAGTGGAGCTGAGGTACAGCCAGAGGTTGGAAGTAGTAAGGGTGAATGTGTAGCTGGTTGCAATGCAGAAGCAAACTTGTCTGAAGCACTTGCATCATTGCCAAATGATATTGCCGCCAAATCTACCGATGCAGAGGACATTCATCAAATGGAGGTTTTGCAGTTTGACAGGGTTGTACTGCAAAATATTTCTGAAAGTACTCTTCCTTCATCTTACCTGGTGGTAGAGGAAGAGAAAGTAGATGACAAACGTGAGAAGAGCTCACTAGCAGAGGGGGAAACACGAGGATCTGAAGCAAAAATGGTTAATGAGGGGGATGTCTCTCGAGTTGGTGGGATTTTTCCTGGAGATGTACTAGAAAATATGGTTTTATCTTCTTCTCCATTGACAATGGAGGAAGAAAAGAGCAAAGTATTCTTTGAGCAGGGTTTATCTGGCAACGCAATAACACCAGAAGAATCAAAAAGTTCTGAAACCGAAATTATTCATCAAATGGATGTATCCCATGATATTGTTGAGCAACTGATTACACCACCAAATTTCATTTTATCTTCGGCTTCCTTGGCTAGTGAAGAGGAAAAGATGAAAAGCATATGTGAGAAGGGTCTAGTTCTCAGCCCAGTACTAGAGGAATTAAAAGGATCTGAAGCTGAAAATTGTTATCAAATGGGTGTATCTGAGGTTGGTTCAAGTGTGCCTGAATATACATCGGCAAAAATGAATGTTCCATCATCTTCTTTGGCAATGGAGGAAGACAAGGCTGATGACTTATCTGACAAGGGTCTATTTTGCAGCTTAGTAGTACCAGCAGAATCAAAAGGATCTGATATTGAAAAGAACAATGAAATAAATGTTTCTCAGGTTGGTGAGGTTGTGCCTGAAAATATATCAGCAAATATGGTTTTGTCTTTGTCTTCCTGTGCCCCAGAGGGTGACAAAATTGAAGGCTTATCTGAAATGAACAAAAGTGGCAGCTCGGCAGCTGGGGAACCAAAAGGATCTGAAACTGAGAAAAGCAATGCCCTGGAGGATGACAAATGCGAAGGCTTAACTGAGATGAACAGAAGTAGCATATCTGCAGCTGAGGAACCAAAACTATCTGAAACTGAGAAAAGCAATGCTCTGGAGGATGACAATTGCGAAGGCTTATCTGAGATGAACAAAAGTAGCAGCTCAGCAGCAGAGGAATGTGAAGGCTTATCTGAGATGAACAAAAGTAGCAGCTCAGCAGCAGAGGAACAAGGATCTGAAACTGAGATAGGCAATGCCCTGGAGGATGACAAAAGCAAAGGCTTATCTGAGATGAATAAAAGTGGCGGCTCAGCACCAGAGGAAGCAAAAGGATCTGAAACTGAGAAAAGCGAAGAAATGGTTGTATCCCAAGTTGTTGGTATTGTGTCTAAAACTGCATTGGATAGTGATGGTCTGCCTACAACTTTGTCAGTGACGGAGGATGATAAGATTGAAGGTGTTTCTGAGAAGAGCACTCATAGCATGTTGGGAGCAGTGGGTGAATCTAGGTCTGAAATAGAAGACAATCATCCGTTGGCTGAATCTCAGGTTGATATGATAGGGCCCGAATCTTCTCAGGTTGATGGGATAGAGCCAGAAGATTCCCAGGTTGGTGGTATTGTGCCTGATGATAAATCCGGAAACGTCATCATACCTACATTGTCTATATCAATGATGCATGAAGAGGATATTGAGGATACTCCATGCAAGGTTCCAGAGGGATCAAAAATGTCTGAATCTGAAATAGATGGACAAACAAAGCATGGTGGGATGGCTGAAAAGTTAGACCTGCCTTATTCTCTAGTGACAGAGGGGGCAGGAGTACCCTTCTCATCTGAGAAGGGTACAGTCGACAGCTTAATAGCATCCATGGATTCAAAAGGATCTGAAATTGAAGTGGGTGATCAAGTATCTCATTCTGAGGATGGTGGAAGTGTGCCAGAGAAAGTATCTGCGGATATGGGCTTGCCTTCATCTTCATTAGTGATACTGGATGATAAGACTGAGGAACCATCTGGAAAAGATACAGTTGGCACCTCAGTAGCTCGGGAGAAATCACAAGAATCTCTAGCTGAGTAA